The following coding sequences are from one Wenzhouxiangella sp. AB-CW3 window:
- a CDS encoding NAD(P) transhydrogenase subunit alpha: protein MTLKIGIVKETASGERRVALDPPTAAKLTQAGHQVLVESGAGSESGHPDESWGDCEIVAGATDVASRADVLLSVRRPEPEILKAAGSGTVVIGQLVPYQDFDPLRQAADDGLSLIAMELVPRITRAQAMDVLSSQATIAGYKAVIIAADIAPRLFPMLTTAAGTLRPAKAVVIGAGVAGLQAIATARRLGAQVEAYDIRAAAREQVESLGAKMIDTGVDAETEGGYARELTDEEREQQAEALARHLAKADVVVSTAAIPGRSAPKIITSAMVDDMAPGSVIVDLAAETGGNCELTRPGETVNHKGVLINGPTNLPSRAPLHASEMYAKNIHNLLALLIDEEGELKVDTEDEVIAGCLLAHDGQVVHEKFK, encoded by the coding sequence ATGACGCTCAAGATCGGAATCGTTAAGGAAACAGCCAGCGGTGAACGACGTGTCGCGCTGGATCCTCCCACCGCCGCCAAGCTGACTCAGGCCGGGCACCAGGTCCTCGTCGAATCCGGTGCCGGCAGCGAGTCAGGTCATCCCGACGAGTCGTGGGGAGATTGCGAGATCGTGGCTGGCGCGACCGATGTGGCTTCCCGTGCCGATGTCCTGTTGAGCGTACGCCGCCCGGAGCCGGAAATACTCAAGGCGGCCGGCTCGGGCACGGTTGTTATCGGACAACTCGTGCCCTACCAGGATTTCGATCCGCTCAGGCAGGCTGCCGATGACGGCCTGTCGTTGATCGCCATGGAGCTGGTGCCGCGCATTACCCGGGCCCAGGCCATGGATGTGCTCTCGTCGCAGGCGACCATTGCCGGATACAAGGCGGTGATCATCGCCGCCGACATAGCACCCAGGCTATTTCCCATGCTGACCACGGCCGCCGGCACCCTGCGGCCGGCCAAGGCAGTGGTGATCGGCGCCGGGGTCGCCGGCCTGCAGGCCATCGCCACGGCACGCCGGCTTGGTGCCCAGGTCGAGGCTTACGACATTCGAGCCGCGGCCCGCGAGCAGGTAGAGTCGCTGGGCGCAAAGATGATCGATACCGGGGTGGATGCCGAAACCGAGGGCGGCTACGCCCGTGAGCTGACCGACGAGGAACGGGAACAGCAGGCCGAAGCACTTGCACGCCACCTGGCGAAGGCCGACGTGGTGGTCTCCACCGCGGCCATCCCCGGCCGGTCGGCGCCGAAGATCATCACCTCGGCCATGGTCGACGACATGGCTCCGGGAAGCGTGATCGTGGATCTGGCCGCCGAGACCGGCGGCAACTGTGAACTGACCCGCCCCGGCGAAACGGTCAACCACAAGGGCGTTCTGATCAACGGGCCGACCAATCTGCCTTCGCGTGCACCGCTGCACGCTTCGGAAATGTATGCCAAGAACATCCACAACCTGCTCGCCCTGCTCATCGACGAGGAAGGCGAGTTGAAGGTCGACACCGAAGACGAAGTCATCGCCGGCTGTCTGCTCGCCCACGACGGCCAGGTCGTCCACGAGAAATTCAAGTAA
- a CDS encoding NAD(P) transhydrogenase subunit alpha, which yields MEGWIALYIFMLAAFAGIEVIRRVPAILHTPLMSGSNFIHGIVVVGGMVVLGMADTTAEIIVGFIAVFLGAGNAVGGYVVTERMLEMFKSSDKNKKE from the coding sequence ATGGAAGGCTGGATTGCGCTTTACATCTTCATGCTGGCGGCATTTGCCGGAATCGAGGTCATCCGCCGGGTACCGGCCATTCTGCACACGCCGCTAATGTCCGGATCGAACTTCATCCACGGCATCGTGGTGGTCGGCGGCATGGTCGTGCTGGGCATGGCCGACACCACCGCCGAGATCATCGTTGGCTTCATCGCCGTGTTTCTTGGCGCCGGCAATGCAGTCGGGGGCTACGTGGTCACCGAGCGCATGCTCGAGATGTTCAAGTCTTCCGACAAGAACAAGAAGGAATAA
- a CDS encoding NAD(P)(+) transhydrogenase (Re/Si-specific) subunit beta: MDFIVPAAYFTAAVLFIYGLKAMSSPVTARAGMIWAGVAMALAVLVTFVHPKVEGNYGLMIVALVSASALAWWWARIVAMTDMPQMIALYNGMGGGSAAAIAAVELLKLHSGQVSMVPTTLLVAAFGAIIGSIAFSGSLVAFAKLQGWMRKTWRFPGQQLLNLAVFTATLVVGAWIFIDGPTPALLLAFFLLALIAGILITVPIGGADMPVVISLYNALTGIAVGFKGYVLEIPALMIAGIVVGAAGTLLTQLMAKAMNRPLSNVLFSGFGKADEDGAGVAASGEMKSIDGTDAAIQMAYADKVIIVPGYGMAVAQAQHKIWELTELLTSRGVKVSFAIHPVAGRMPGHMNVLLAEAGVPYDMIFDLEDINAQFPTTDVALVIGANDVVNPAARKDTSSPIYGMPILDVDRAKNCIVIKRGQGTGFSGIENLLFFEDNTRMLYGDAQKVAQALISGVKALG, translated from the coding sequence CTGGACTTCATCGTACCTGCCGCTTATTTCACTGCCGCGGTCCTGTTCATTTACGGCCTCAAGGCCATGAGCTCTCCGGTCACCGCCCGGGCCGGCATGATCTGGGCCGGCGTGGCCATGGCCCTGGCCGTACTGGTGACATTCGTCCACCCCAAGGTCGAAGGCAACTACGGCCTGATGATTGTCGCACTGGTTTCGGCCTCGGCGCTGGCCTGGTGGTGGGCGCGGATCGTCGCCATGACCGACATGCCGCAGATGATCGCGCTTTACAACGGCATGGGCGGTGGCTCGGCAGCCGCAATCGCCGCAGTCGAGTTGCTCAAGCTCCACTCCGGGCAGGTCAGTATGGTGCCGACCACCCTACTGGTCGCCGCGTTTGGTGCCATTATCGGCTCGATTGCGTTTTCCGGCTCACTGGTGGCTTTTGCCAAGCTGCAGGGTTGGATGCGCAAGACCTGGCGCTTTCCGGGCCAGCAACTGCTCAACCTGGCCGTGTTCACCGCCACCCTGGTAGTTGGTGCCTGGATTTTCATTGACGGGCCAACACCTGCCCTGTTGCTTGCCTTCTTCCTGCTCGCCCTGATCGCCGGCATCCTCATCACCGTACCCATTGGCGGTGCCGACATGCCGGTAGTGATTTCCCTTTACAACGCCCTGACCGGCATTGCCGTCGGCTTCAAGGGCTATGTGCTGGAAATTCCGGCACTGATGATCGCCGGCATCGTGGTCGGTGCGGCCGGCACACTGCTGACCCAGCTTATGGCCAAGGCCATGAACCGACCGCTGTCCAACGTGCTGTTCTCCGGCTTCGGCAAAGCCGATGAAGACGGTGCCGGCGTGGCCGCGTCCGGTGAAATGAAGTCCATCGATGGCACCGACGCCGCCATTCAGATGGCCTACGCGGACAAGGTCATCATCGTGCCCGGCTATGGCATGGCCGTCGCCCAGGCCCAACACAAGATCTGGGAGCTGACCGAGCTGCTGACCTCTCGTGGCGTGAAAGTCAGTTTTGCCATCCACCCGGTTGCCGGGCGCATGCCCGGACACATGAACGTGCTGCTGGCCGAGGCCGGCGTACCCTATGACATGATCTTCGACCTCGAAGACATCAATGCCCAGTTCCCGACCACCGACGTGGCGCTGGTCATTGGCGCCAATGACGTGGTCAACCCGGCAGCTCGCAAGGACACCTCCAGCCCGATCTACGGCATGCCCATTCTCGATGTCGATCGAGCCAAGAACTGCATCGTCATCAAGCGTGGCCAGGGCACCGGGTTTTCCGGCATCGAGAACCTGCTGTTTTTCGAGGACAATACGCGTATGCTCTACGGCGACGCGCAAAAGGTCGCGCAGGCGCTGATTTCGGGGGTCAAGGCGCTGGGCTAG
- the asnB gene encoding asparagine synthase B, with the protein MCSILGIFDIPAGQRGLRGIALEASRRQRHRGPDWSGIYVNDRAILVHERLAIVDIDSGAQPLFSPDRNRVLGVNGEIYNHRELRAECPDYDFQTGSDCEVILALYDRHGSDFLNRLNGIYAFVLFDESSGRYLVARDPIGVMPLYYGRDDQGMLWVASEMKAIEPRCAQVRTFPPGHVLDSAEGQIRRWYEPAWQDFEQAQEPADSSQLRLALEAAVHRQMMCDVPYGVLLSGGLDSSLIAAMAQRFADRRVESDDTEAAWWPRLHSFAIGLEGSPDLAAARVAAEAIGTQHHEFHYSIQEGLDALDDVIAHIETFDVTTVRASTPMFLLARRIKAMGIKMVLSGEGADEIFGGYLYFHKAPDARAFHEETVRKLDKLHLYDCLRANKSMAAWGVEARVPFLDLEFLDTAMSFDPKAKMAGEHRPEKAILREAGTGLLPDEILWRQKEQFSDGVGYGWIDALKDHADQEVSDRELLEAEQRFPFNPPTTKEQYLYRRIFERHFPSPAAAATVPSGPSVACSTPEALAWDEGFSQMADPSGRAVRGVHADSY; encoded by the coding sequence ATGTGCTCCATACTTGGAATCTTCGACATCCCCGCAGGCCAGCGTGGCCTGCGGGGTATTGCACTGGAGGCATCACGCCGCCAGCGTCATCGTGGCCCCGACTGGAGCGGCATTTATGTCAATGACCGCGCCATCCTTGTTCACGAGCGCCTGGCCATCGTCGACATCGACTCCGGTGCCCAGCCCCTGTTCAGCCCCGACCGCAACCGGGTGCTCGGCGTCAACGGCGAGATCTACAATCACCGCGAACTGCGTGCCGAATGCCCGGACTACGACTTCCAGACCGGCTCGGATTGCGAGGTCATTCTTGCCCTGTACGATCGTCACGGCAGTGACTTTCTGAACCGGCTCAACGGCATCTATGCATTCGTGCTGTTTGACGAAAGCAGCGGTCGCTACCTGGTCGCCCGCGATCCCATCGGAGTCATGCCGCTGTATTACGGACGTGACGATCAAGGCATGCTCTGGGTGGCCTCCGAAATGAAAGCCATTGAACCGCGTTGTGCGCAGGTTCGCACCTTTCCTCCGGGTCATGTGCTCGACTCGGCCGAAGGGCAGATCCGCCGCTGGTACGAACCGGCCTGGCAGGATTTCGAGCAGGCACAGGAACCGGCCGACTCGAGCCAGCTTCGCCTGGCGCTGGAGGCCGCCGTCCATCGTCAGATGATGTGCGATGTTCCGTATGGCGTCCTGCTCTCCGGCGGCCTGGACTCCTCCCTGATTGCCGCCATGGCCCAGCGATTTGCCGACCGACGCGTTGAAAGCGACGACACCGAAGCGGCATGGTGGCCCCGTCTTCACTCCTTCGCCATCGGCCTGGAAGGCTCACCCGACTTGGCCGCTGCCCGAGTCGCCGCCGAGGCCATTGGCACCCAGCACCACGAATTTCATTACAGTATCCAGGAAGGCCTGGATGCGCTTGATGATGTCATCGCCCACATCGAGACCTTTGATGTCACCACGGTGCGGGCCTCGACCCCGATGTTTCTGCTGGCCCGCCGCATCAAGGCCATGGGCATCAAAATGGTGCTCTCGGGCGAAGGCGCCGACGAGATCTTCGGCGGCTATTTGTATTTTCACAAAGCCCCCGACGCGCGCGCGTTCCATGAGGAAACAGTGCGCAAGCTCGACAAGCTCCACCTGTATGACTGCCTGCGCGCAAACAAATCCATGGCGGCCTGGGGTGTCGAGGCGCGTGTTCCGTTTCTCGACCTGGAGTTCCTCGACACGGCGATGAGCTTTGACCCCAAGGCCAAGATGGCCGGCGAGCACCGTCCCGAGAAAGCCATTCTGCGCGAGGCCGGCACCGGCTTGCTGCCCGACGAGATCCTGTGGCGCCAGAAGGAACAGTTTTCCGACGGTGTCGGCTATGGATGGATCGACGCACTCAAGGACCATGCCGACCAGGAGGTCAGCGATCGGGAATTGCTTGAGGCCGAACAGCGCTTCCCATTCAACCCGCCGACCACAAAGGAACAGTACCTCTACCGCCGCATCTTTGAGCGGCACTTTCCATCACCGGCGGCAGCGGCCACAGTCCCGTCCGGTCCCTCGGTGGCCTGCTCCACACCCGAAGCCCTGGCCTGGGATGAAGGCTTCAGCCAGATGGCCGACCCTTCAGGGCGGGCTGTTCGCGGAGTTCATGCCGACAGTTACTGA
- a CDS encoding HdaA/DnaA family protein, which translates to MTHAQLSLSLKPPRRPSFDNFVTGDNGALIGTLKSGLEPGQWYFLAGPSGSGRSHLLWAVLDQCLRQGRQAQYIGLSQPGQLALLEQTSADWVLVDDADSVAGSEDGERALFNALNRWRQERAGVMLSGRGRDAVVLPDLKSRLGQATRLTISPLEERDLAELVTRLAREHEVPLGRGVTDYLLSRAPRNAGHLVCLVEALAARALSERRTLSIPMVRERLAAGRSPYQ; encoded by the coding sequence ATGACGCATGCCCAGCTGTCGCTTTCGCTCAAGCCGCCACGACGTCCGAGTTTTGACAACTTCGTTACCGGCGATAACGGTGCGCTCATTGGCACGCTGAAAAGCGGTCTCGAGCCGGGTCAGTGGTATTTTCTGGCGGGACCGTCGGGCAGCGGTCGCAGTCATTTGCTTTGGGCTGTACTGGACCAGTGTCTGCGGCAAGGTCGGCAGGCTCAGTACATCGGCTTGAGTCAGCCGGGGCAGTTGGCCTTGCTGGAGCAGACCAGTGCCGACTGGGTGCTGGTCGACGATGCCGACTCCGTAGCCGGCAGCGAGGACGGTGAAAGGGCCCTGTTCAACGCCCTCAATCGCTGGCGGCAGGAGCGTGCCGGCGTAATGCTCAGCGGTCGTGGACGGGACGCGGTGGTGCTCCCGGATCTCAAGTCACGGCTTGGTCAGGCCACTCGCCTGACGATTTCACCGCTGGAGGAGCGTGATCTGGCCGAGTTGGTCACACGGCTGGCCCGCGAGCACGAGGTGCCATTGGGTCGGGGCGTGACTGATTACCTGCTCAGCCGGGCGCCGCGAAATGCCGGTCATCTGGTCTGCCTGGTTGAGGCGCTGGCTGCCCGAGCCCTTTCAGAGCGACGAACACTCTCCATTCCCATGGTGCGTGAACGGCTTGCCGCAGGCCGGAGTCCTTATCAGTAA
- a CDS encoding CDP-alcohol phosphatidyltransferase family protein has product MNLSWLPNLLTIGRMIVVPPIVWLLLIGHYQWALALAIFAGLSDLLDGWLARRFSWQSRFGSLADPLADKFLMVAGYLTLGWLGELPWWLIGMVIFRDLVIVGGGMIYHLRFERVVAEPTQLSRFNTFCQVFLMWFVLVRLAGVPFPPEAQIGLVWLVGFMTLVTLVQYVWIWTRRAVEISRQRAGDDSS; this is encoded by the coding sequence TTGAATCTGAGCTGGTTACCCAATCTGCTGACCATTGGCCGCATGATCGTGGTGCCACCGATCGTGTGGTTGCTGCTGATCGGGCACTACCAGTGGGCACTGGCCCTGGCCATCTTTGCCGGTCTGTCCGACCTGCTCGATGGCTGGCTGGCACGGCGATTCAGTTGGCAAAGTCGCTTCGGAAGCCTGGCCGATCCGCTGGCCGACAAGTTCCTGATGGTGGCTGGTTACCTGACGCTGGGCTGGCTGGGCGAGCTGCCCTGGTGGCTGATCGGGATGGTCATCTTCCGGGACCTGGTGATTGTCGGCGGCGGCATGATCTATCACCTGAGGTTCGAGCGCGTGGTGGCCGAACCCACCCAGCTGTCGCGATTCAATACCTTCTGCCAAGTGTTTTTGATGTGGTTCGTGCTGGTGCGGCTGGCCGGCGTGCCGTTTCCGCCTGAGGCGCAGATCGGGCTGGTGTGGCTGGTCGGTTTCATGACGCTGGTGACGCTGGTTCAGTATGTCTGGATCTGGACCCGGCGCGCTGTCGAGATCAGCCGACAGCGGGCTGGCGATGATTCCTCCTGA
- a CDS encoding DUF2066 domain-containing protein, which yields MTRIFTHLPVVSFLLALVLLAPVVLASDLYTGEAVLPDDGGMDDRAVRRALDEVLLRLTGQVEHSPVESLALGSAEINNLVQARHTVRRDRLQESGETVTELRARVEFDQRAVDRLLREHGMPRWGRERPAILLWMAVEDEEGATFAEDPWLEAVVAEQARRLGLDIVWPLGDALDMAEVALADIRGGFLDSAMPAARRYGSQVVAMLDLRKEPALDSPIWSARWYWRVGGADAGLQHTGLYRDMLIQRGMERLASAMASRYAVRESEGDSGVRRIRVEGIVDDVHFAEVQSYLADLSVVEDLRVVRAGGRSLEFELELGGEGLEQFLEMGGLVDRAGPPDGDVLLYRLRR from the coding sequence ATGACCCGCATTTTCACACATCTGCCCGTGGTGTCGTTTTTGCTTGCGCTGGTGCTTCTGGCTCCGGTGGTGCTGGCTAGTGATCTATATACCGGCGAGGCGGTTTTGCCTGATGATGGCGGCATGGATGATCGGGCCGTTCGGCGGGCCCTGGACGAGGTGTTGCTGCGTTTGACTGGACAGGTCGAGCATTCGCCAGTCGAATCACTGGCGCTGGGGTCGGCCGAGATCAACAACCTGGTCCAGGCACGGCACACCGTGCGTCGGGATCGACTGCAAGAGTCCGGTGAAACGGTGACCGAGCTGCGGGCACGGGTCGAGTTCGATCAGCGAGCTGTCGATCGGCTGCTTCGGGAACATGGCATGCCGCGCTGGGGCCGGGAGCGGCCGGCCATTCTTCTGTGGATGGCTGTTGAGGATGAAGAGGGCGCGACATTTGCCGAAGATCCCTGGCTCGAGGCGGTGGTGGCCGAGCAGGCCCGACGTCTTGGGCTGGATATTGTCTGGCCGCTGGGCGATGCGCTGGACATGGCGGAAGTGGCGCTGGCCGATATTCGCGGCGGGTTTCTGGATTCCGCCATGCCGGCGGCCCGGCGGTACGGCAGCCAGGTGGTCGCGATGCTGGATCTGCGCAAGGAGCCGGCTCTCGATAGCCCAATCTGGTCGGCACGTTGGTACTGGCGAGTGGGCGGAGCCGATGCCGGCTTGCAGCATACCGGTCTGTACCGCGACATGCTGATCCAGCGTGGCATGGAGCGCCTGGCATCGGCCATGGCGAGCCGCTATGCAGTTCGGGAATCGGAGGGCGATAGCGGTGTGCGACGGATTCGTGTCGAGGGAATCGTCGACGATGTGCATTTCGCCGAAGTCCAGTCCTACCTGGCCGATCTGAGCGTTGTGGAAGATCTGCGCGTGGTCCGTGCCGGTGGGCGCAGTCTAGAGTTCGAGCTCGAACTCGGGGGCGAGGGTCTGGAGCAGTTTCTGGAGATGGGAGGTCTGGTGGATCGCGCCGGTCCGCCAGACGGGGATGTTTTGTTGTATCGGTTGCGCCGTTGA
- the purM gene encoding phosphoribosylformylglycinamidine cyclo-ligase encodes MSENKSPGLSYRDAGVDIDAGNALVDRIKPLVARASRPEVLGGLGGFGGLFHLGERFNDPVLVSGTDGVGTKLLLARQMDRHDTIGIDLVAMCVNDILVCGAEPLFFLDYFACGKLEVDAAADVVAGIAEGCRQAHCALIGGETAEMPGMYGPGEYDLAGFTVGAVERSALIDGMGIDEDCVVLGLSSSGPHSNGYSLIRKVIEVSGANLSQDLDGQPLGEALLAPTRIYVPAILDLIGGFDIRGMAHITGGGLTENIVRVIPEHLGLEIDSRTWTPPAVFHWLSEVGKIDSAEMRRTFNMGIGFVLIVPESMTAPIAARLDEPAPVIGRIVRHESGERVRFV; translated from the coding sequence ATGTCCGAAAACAAGTCCCCCGGCCTCAGTTATCGCGATGCCGGTGTCGATATCGATGCCGGCAATGCACTGGTCGACCGCATCAAGCCGCTGGTGGCCCGTGCTTCCCGTCCCGAGGTGCTTGGTGGACTGGGAGGATTCGGTGGCCTCTTCCACCTCGGCGAACGCTTCAACGATCCCGTGCTGGTTTCCGGCACCGACGGGGTCGGCACCAAGCTGCTGCTGGCACGGCAGATGGACAGGCACGACACCATCGGCATCGACCTGGTGGCCATGTGTGTCAACGATATCCTGGTCTGTGGTGCCGAGCCGCTGTTCTTTCTCGACTATTTCGCCTGCGGCAAGCTGGAAGTGGATGCGGCCGCCGATGTGGTAGCCGGCATTGCCGAGGGCTGCCGCCAGGCTCACTGCGCCCTGATTGGTGGCGAGACCGCCGAAATGCCTGGCATGTACGGTCCGGGAGAATACGACCTGGCCGGGTTCACCGTCGGTGCCGTCGAGCGTTCCGCGCTGATCGACGGCATGGGCATCGACGAGGACTGCGTGGTGCTCGGTCTGTCCTCGTCGGGCCCGCACAGCAACGGTTATTCCCTTATTCGCAAGGTCATTGAAGTCAGCGGAGCGAATCTGAGTCAGGATCTCGATGGTCAGCCGCTGGGCGAGGCATTGCTGGCCCCGACCCGGATTTACGTCCCCGCAATACTTGACCTGATCGGGGGTTTCGACATTCGCGGCATGGCGCATATTACCGGTGGCGGACTGACCGAGAACATCGTGCGTGTGATCCCCGAGCACCTGGGGCTGGAGATCGACAGCCGGACCTGGACGCCACCGGCCGTGTTCCATTGGCTGTCCGAAGTCGGCAAGATCGACTCGGCTGAGATGCGACGCACATTCAACATGGGCATCGGTTTTGTCTTGATCGTGCCCGAATCGATGACAGCACCAATTGCCGCTCGCCTCGACGAACCGGCGCCGGTGATCGGGCGCATCGTCCGGCACGAAAGCGGGGAGCGCGTGCGCTTTGTCTGA
- the purN gene encoding phosphoribosylglycinamide formyltransferase: MSEQPRLVVLASGRGSNFQAILNAIKQQRLAATLGAMISDRAGAGALELAANQDVDTVCIEPRHFSGRDDYEKALMTAIDGFAPHWVVLAGFMRVLGANLVHHYLGRMINIHPSLLPRHRGLNTHRRVLEAGESDHGASVHFVTPALDSGPVIAQVRMRVAEDDTADTLADRLLPLEHRLYPATLALLLDHRVELRDEDICIDDQTIAAPLRLGRDLDDDGRLVRPGER; this comes from the coding sequence TTGTCTGAGCAACCGCGCCTGGTCGTGCTCGCCTCGGGTCGCGGCAGCAACTTCCAGGCCATTCTCAACGCCATCAAGCAGCAACGACTGGCAGCGACCCTCGGTGCCATGATCAGCGACCGCGCCGGCGCCGGTGCGCTGGAACTGGCTGCCAATCAGGACGTCGACACGGTCTGCATTGAACCGCGCCACTTTTCCGGGCGCGACGACTACGAAAAGGCGCTGATGACCGCCATCGACGGCTTTGCCCCCCACTGGGTGGTGCTGGCCGGATTCATGCGGGTACTGGGGGCCAATCTCGTGCATCACTACCTGGGACGGATGATCAATATCCATCCATCCCTGCTGCCGCGCCACCGCGGCCTCAACACCCACCGCCGGGTGCTTGAGGCCGGCGAGAGCGATCATGGCGCAAGCGTGCACTTCGTTACTCCCGCACTCGACTCCGGACCCGTCATCGCCCAGGTGCGGATGCGGGTTGCAGAAGACGACACAGCCGATACACTGGCGGATCGACTGCTGCCGCTCGAGCACCGCCTATATCCGGCGACACTGGCACTTTTGCTCGATCACCGTGTCGAATTGCGCGATGAGGATATTTGCATTGATGATCAAACGATTGCTGCTCCCCTTCGGCTTGGCCGCGATCTGGACGATGACGGTCGCCTGGTCCGGCCCGGTGAACGCTGA
- a CDS encoding DUF3108 domain-containing protein gives MIKRLLLPFGLAAIWTMTVAWSGPVNAEAGSNSDAPLPPHTATYEVLRRGTKIGEIHVSLSQRDDGIWYYNTETEATHRLARLLRLSGEESAHFVWRDNRILMLTYHQVLRTPRGTEYWQHRLDWDEKIVHTKSSEGEFTHEIEPEMVDPLSLRLQLAVDLNDPERRSADHQFRLIDEDELDDEGFTYGGEDRLEVPAGCFDAIFLERVQRPDSVRTNTSWHSENFHWMPLRILQTRKDRDELDVRLLETSIELGDTSC, from the coding sequence ATGATCAAACGATTGCTGCTCCCCTTCGGCTTGGCCGCGATCTGGACGATGACGGTCGCCTGGTCCGGCCCGGTGAACGCTGAAGCCGGCTCTAACAGCGACGCGCCACTGCCGCCGCATACCGCGACCTACGAGGTGCTCAGGCGGGGGACCAAGATTGGCGAGATCCATGTCTCGCTTAGCCAGCGTGACGACGGCATCTGGTACTACAACACCGAGACCGAAGCCACCCACCGCCTGGCGCGCCTGCTGCGACTGTCCGGCGAGGAATCGGCCCATTTCGTGTGGCGCGACAACCGCATCCTGATGCTGACCTACCACCAGGTACTGCGCACCCCGCGCGGAACGGAGTACTGGCAGCACCGCCTCGACTGGGACGAAAAGATCGTCCACACGAAAAGCTCGGAGGGCGAGTTCACCCACGAAATCGAGCCGGAGATGGTCGACCCCCTGAGCCTCAGGCTGCAGCTGGCTGTGGACCTGAACGACCCGGAGCGCCGCAGCGCCGATCACCAGTTTCGCCTGATCGACGAGGACGAACTCGACGACGAGGGCTTCACCTACGGCGGCGAGGATCGCCTGGAAGTCCCGGCCGGCTGCTTCGATGCCATTTTCCTTGAACGGGTCCAGCGCCCCGATTCGGTGCGCACCAACACGTCCTGGCATTCCGAGAACTTCCACTGGATGCCACTGCGCATCCTGCAGACCCGAAAGGACCGCGACGAACTGGACGTACGCCTGCTCGAAACCTCGATCGAGCTGGGCGACACCAGTTGCTGA
- a CDS encoding M48 family metalloprotease: protein MRLPAVFVALLFLVGCAVNPVTGERELSLVDERWELQTGEQYYAPLRQSQGGDFVLKTELVAYVKEVGQRVAAESDRDLPYEFEIINSSVPNAWALPGGKISINRGLLTEMGSEAELAAVLGHEVVHAAARHSARAQSRAVLTQSAVVLGGIAVGVATEREDYASVAMLGGMLGAQLITQRYSRDAEREADYYGMIYMHRAGYDPQGAVDLMESFLRLSEGRDPGFMAGLFASHPPSRERVENNRRTLADLGAGGEVGRDRYQQAIAGIKALEPAYEAHDKGRLALQQGDHEKALARAEEALALEDGEPTFHALRGDALASLGRYADAESAYSSALARDESWFYQHLRRGMVRERLGELSGARSDLRASIDRLETAEGHYHLGNVERASGNRQQAVKHYRTAAQSDGDAGRRARQALADMGVE from the coding sequence ATGAGACTTCCCGCTGTTTTTGTCGCCCTGCTCTTCCTGGTCGGCTGCGCGGTCAATCCGGTGACCGGGGAACGTGAACTCAGCCTGGTCGATGAGCGCTGGGAGCTGCAGACCGGTGAACAGTACTACGCCCCCCTGCGCCAGTCCCAGGGCGGCGACTTCGTGCTCAAGACCGAACTGGTGGCCTACGTGAAGGAAGTCGGCCAGCGCGTGGCCGCCGAGTCCGATCGTGACCTCCCCTACGAGTTCGAGATCATCAACAGTTCGGTGCCCAATGCCTGGGCGCTGCCCGGCGGCAAGATCTCGATCAATCGGGGCCTTCTCACCGAGATGGGCTCGGAAGCCGAACTGGCCGCCGTACTCGGCCACGAAGTCGTCCACGCCGCCGCCCGTCACAGCGCACGCGCCCAGTCCCGAGCAGTCCTGACCCAGAGCGCGGTCGTTCTGGGTGGCATTGCAGTGGGAGTGGCCACCGAACGCGAGGACTACGCCTCGGTCGCCATGCTGGGCGGCATGCTCGGTGCCCAACTCATCACTCAGCGCTATTCGCGCGACGCCGAGCGTGAAGCGGACTATTACGGCATGATCTACATGCACCGGGCCGGCTACGACCCGCAGGGCGCAGTCGATCTCATGGAATCGTTCCTGCGTCTTTCCGAAGGCCGCGACCCCGGCTTCATGGCCGGCCTGTTCGCTTCCCATCCGCCCTCACGCGAGCGCGTCGAGAACAACCGCCGAACCCTGGCCGATCTCGGTGCCGGCGGCGAGGTTGGTCGTGATCGGTACCAGCAGGCCATCGCCGGCATCAAGGCCCTGGAGCCGGCCTATGAAGCCCACGACAAGGGCCGGTTGGCGCTGCAGCAGGGAGATCACGAGAAGGCACTTGCAAGGGCCGAAGAAGCACTGGCCCTGGAAGACGGCGAACCCACCTTCCATGCACTGCGCGGCGATGCCCTGGCATCGCTGGGTCGCTATGCCGACGCCGAGTCCGCCTACAGTTCGGCCCTGGCGCGCGATGAAAGCTGGTTCTATCAACACCTGAGACGCGGCATGGTACGTGAACGCCTGGGTGAGCTGTCGGGCGCGCGCAGTGACCTGCGCGCCAGCATTGATCGGCTGGAAACGGCCGAAGGTCATTACCATCTGGGCAATGTCGAGCGTGCCAGCGGCAACCGGCAGCAAGCCGTGAAACACTATCGCACCGCGGCTCAGTCCGACGGCGATGCCGGACGCCGGGCCCGTCAGGCCCTGGCCGACATGGGCGTGGAATAG